A single region of the Bacillus cereus genome encodes:
- the comJ gene encoding competence protein ComJ, whose amino-acid sequence MELTISYSQLMLMNYDGEQPYVDWTDEDFERGYAKADGTVIFEALSDYTCEVKVTCGKHIEKEEVIRTVAVPFTVENECIVVTSILSNKFQIPIPNGEYTVVLQAIPLEEPTDDELYKIQYEFFFESKV is encoded by the coding sequence ATGGAGTTAACAATTTCTTATTCACAATTAATGTTGATGAACTATGACGGTGAGCAGCCTTACGTAGATTGGACAGATGAAGATTTTGAAAGAGGTTATGCTAAGGCGGATGGAACTGTTATTTTTGAAGCACTCTCTGATTATACTTGTGAAGTAAAAGTAACTTGTGGAAAACATATTGAGAAAGAAGAAGTGATTAGAACGGTTGCGGTTCCTTTTACAGTTGAAAATGAATGTATCGTTGTAACGAGTATTCTTTCAAATAAATTTCAGATCCCTATTCCAAATGGTGAGTATACCGTTGTATTACAGGCAATTCCTCTTGAAGAGCCAACGGATGATGAATTATATAAAATACAATATGAATTCTTTTTTGAAAGTAAAGTATAA
- the metE gene encoding 5-methyltetrahydropteroyltriglutamate--homocysteine S-methyltransferase, which translates to MAIQTSNLGYPRIGLQREWKKTLEAFWSNKIDEEQFLTTMKEIRLQHVKAQQEKGIELIPIGDFTYYDHVLDTAYMLGFIPSRFSEFTSYLDVYFAMARGSKDHVASEMTKWFNTNYHYIVPEYEEGLQISLKDNRPLRLYEEAKQELGVDGKPVILGPYTFLKLAKGYTQEQFATILNQLVAPYVQLISELHAAGAQIIQVDEPIFASLTKEEIQHAKEIYEAIRKEVPNATLLLQTYFDSVEENYEEIITFPVSGIGLDFVHGKEGNLNAISKYGFPADKILAVGCIDGRNIWRADLDEVLTLFTTLQKQVQTKDFIVQPSCSLLHTPIDKTEETHLSTELFDALAFANQKLEELVLIHSALTQGTESLSNELETYRNVHHTIRSSAARNREDVKAARTALKEEDFSRPLPFEKRYELQQVALQLPLLPTTTIGSFPQTTEVRQTRKEWRNGVISNEQYEQFIEKETEKWIRYQEEIGLDVLVHGEFERTDMVEYFGERLAGFSFTKNGWVQSYGSRCVKPPVIYGDVAFINGMTIKETVYAQSLTEKVVKGMLTGPVTILNWSFVRNDISRKEVSYQIALALRHEIELLESSGIRVIQVDEPALREGMPLKEKDWDAYITWAVQSFLLATSSVANETQIHTHMCYSNFEDIVDAIRALDADVISIETSRSHGEFIDTLKHTTYEKGIGLGVYDIHSPRVPSKDEMFAIVEQSLQVCDPKYFWINPDCGLKTRRAEEVIPALEHMVQAAKDARSLLKTNA; encoded by the coding sequence ATGGCAATTCAAACAAGTAATTTAGGTTATCCACGTATCGGACTACAACGAGAGTGGAAAAAAACATTGGAAGCTTTTTGGTCCAATAAAATCGATGAAGAACAATTTTTAACAACAATGAAAGAAATTCGCCTTCAACACGTTAAAGCACAGCAAGAAAAAGGGATTGAACTCATTCCAATTGGCGATTTTACATATTATGATCACGTTTTGGATACTGCTTATATGCTAGGATTTATTCCATCACGTTTTTCTGAGTTTACATCTTACCTTGATGTATATTTCGCAATGGCGCGTGGCTCTAAAGATCACGTAGCTTCCGAAATGACAAAATGGTTTAATACAAACTATCATTATATCGTTCCTGAATATGAAGAGGGATTACAAATCTCTTTAAAAGATAATCGTCCACTTCGCTTATATGAAGAGGCAAAACAAGAATTGGGAGTAGATGGAAAGCCTGTTATTTTAGGACCATATACTTTCTTAAAATTAGCGAAAGGCTATACACAAGAGCAATTTGCTACGATTTTAAACCAATTAGTTGCACCTTACGTACAACTAATTTCAGAACTACATGCAGCTGGTGCACAAATCATTCAAGTTGATGAACCGATTTTCGCTTCTTTAACGAAAGAAGAAATTCAACATGCAAAAGAAATTTACGAAGCTATTCGTAAAGAAGTTCCAAATGCGACTCTTCTTTTACAAACATATTTTGATAGTGTAGAAGAAAACTATGAAGAAATCATTACATTCCCTGTATCTGGTATTGGATTAGATTTCGTTCATGGTAAAGAAGGAAATCTAAATGCTATTTCAAAATATGGATTCCCAGCTGATAAAATTTTAGCTGTCGGTTGTATAGATGGCCGTAACATTTGGAGAGCTGACCTTGATGAAGTTCTTACGTTATTTACAACGCTACAAAAACAAGTCCAAACGAAAGATTTCATCGTTCAGCCTTCTTGTAGCTTATTGCATACACCAATCGATAAAACAGAAGAAACTCACTTATCGACTGAGCTATTTGATGCGCTAGCATTTGCAAATCAAAAATTAGAAGAGTTAGTTCTTATTCATTCTGCTCTAACTCAAGGTACAGAAAGCCTTAGTAATGAGCTAGAAACATACCGAAACGTACATCATACAATTCGTTCATCTGCTGCACGTAACCGAGAAGATGTTAAAGCAGCACGAACAGCATTAAAAGAAGAAGATTTTTCACGTCCTCTTCCATTTGAAAAACGATATGAATTACAACAAGTCGCACTTCAGTTACCGTTGTTACCAACAACAACTATCGGTAGCTTCCCGCAAACAACAGAAGTTCGTCAAACGCGAAAAGAATGGCGTAACGGTGTTATTTCAAATGAACAATATGAACAATTTATTGAAAAAGAGACAGAAAAATGGATTCGTTACCAAGAAGAAATTGGTCTTGATGTTCTTGTCCATGGTGAATTTGAAAGAACTGACATGGTTGAATATTTCGGCGAGCGCCTTGCTGGTTTCTCCTTTACTAAAAACGGATGGGTACAATCATACGGTTCTCGTTGCGTAAAACCACCTGTTATTTATGGCGATGTTGCCTTTATAAATGGAATGACTATTAAAGAAACTGTATATGCACAAAGCTTAACAGAGAAAGTAGTAAAAGGTATGCTCACTGGACCTGTCACTATTCTAAATTGGTCATTCGTTCGAAATGATATTTCACGAAAAGAAGTTTCATATCAAATTGCACTAGCACTTCGTCATGAAATTGAATTACTTGAATCTTCCGGAATAAGAGTAATCCAAGTCGATGAGCCCGCACTTCGTGAAGGTATGCCGTTAAAAGAGAAAGATTGGGATGCATACATTACATGGGCAGTTCAATCATTCCTTTTAGCAACATCTTCTGTAGCAAACGAAACACAAATTCACACCCATATGTGTTACAGTAACTTCGAAGATATTGTAGATGCCATTCGTGCGTTAGATGCAGATGTTATTTCTATCGAAACATCAAGAAGTCATGGAGAATTTATTGATACATTAAAACATACAACATATGAAAAAGGAATTGGTCTAGGTGTATATGACATTCATAGTCCACGTGTCCCAAGTAAAGATGAGATGTTCGCAATCGTGGAACAATCTTTACAAGTATGTGATCCTAAATATTTCTGGATTAATCCAGACTGTGGTTTAAAAACTAGAAGAGCGGAAGAAGTTATTCCGGCTTTAGAACACATGGTGCAAGCAGCAAAAGATGCTCGTTCCCTTTTAAAAACAAACGCATAA